A stretch of DNA from Pseudoalteromonas rubra:
ATTTTGTATGCTGTCCGTCATGCTGGGGGCTTTTGCTGCCCACGGTCTGAAAAACCGTTTGAGTGACTACGCCATTGGCATTTTTAAAACCGGCGCTGAATACCAGATGACGCATGGCCTGGCTCTGCTGGCCGTGGCTCTGCTGTTGAAGTGGGGCGTGAAAGTTCAGCTGTCGGGTTATTTATTTGCGACCGGGATTGTCCTTTTCAGCGGCAGCTTGTATTTGCTGGCGCTGACCGGCGCTAAGTGGCTGGGACCTGTCACACCACTGGGCGGATTGTGTTTTATTCTTGGCTGGGCCTGGCTGCTGTTTCAGGTTGCCCGCCAGCCCTTTTAATTGATTAGAGACTTTTTATCACTATGTCTAGTGTGGTTATTTATTGCCGAAGCGGCTTTGAAAGCGATGCAGCGGCCGAAATTACACATCACGCCGCGTTACATAATGTTGCCGGTTACGTGAAAGCTAAGCCTAATACAGGTTATGTGACCTTTGAGTGCTTCGACCCGGCTCAGAGTGAGCAGCTACTTAAACAGGTTGATTTTTCTAGTCTGGTCTTTGCCCGTCAGTGGTTTGCAGGTGTGCTGTTAAGCAAAATGCCTGTTGAAGACAGGGTGTCTGAGATCAAACAGGTAGTGGGTGATTTTCCTTTGTGTGGCGATCTGCGGGTAGAAACCCCGGACACCAACGAGGGCAAGGAGTTGTCGAAGTTCTGTAAGAAGTTTTCGACACCACTGGCCAAAGCGCTGGAGAAGCAAAATAAGCTGACCCGCGACCACAAAGCCCATAAACCGGTGTTACATGTGCTGTTTCTGGCTAACGACACGGCGTATGTTGGTTACTCATTCAGTAACAATAATTCGCCTTTCTTTA
This window harbors:
- a CDS encoding DUF423 domain-containing protein — encoded protein: MAKLFLLLGGAFCMLSVMLGAFAAHGLKNRLSDYAIGIFKTGAEYQMTHGLALLAVALLLKWGVKVQLSGYLFATGIVLFSGSLYLLALTGAKWLGPVTPLGGLCFILGWAWLLFQVARQPF